The DNA window TCCTAAGCTCACATGGCCGTCACCCGTAGCGTCCCACTCGGCCGGTGACGAGGGCcgctgacggcgatagacgcccGGTCCGCTCGGACGCCCCCTTCTAGCCGGACGGCGGTCAAAGAGTTGTTAAGGATAACAAAGTGGATGTTGTCAATGGAACTTGCTCGTTTCAGGTGAAGCGGGAAAAATGTCAGGTGCGGAGTACGGGGAGCTCGGGGCCAGCCTGCCCGCCATTGCCTCGCTCAACGCCTCGTACTCTACCGGGCTATCGCTGCCGTCCACTTACCTGCTGCAGCAGCCGCCCGCCCGGCACAAAAGCATCTCGGACGTGCGCCGCACTTTCTGCCTTTTCGTCACCTTTGACCTGCTCTTCATCTCGCTGCTGTGGATCATTGAGCTTAACGTGAGAGTAAAAGAGATTTtctttattcttgttttttcttccccctcCTTGCCACCGCCTTTGGGTGCCCCAGGGTTACCTTTtttagctctctctctctctctctgtgcagATCTCCAGCTCCATCTCGGACAGCTTGGAAAAGGAGGTCATCCACTACAACTTTAAGTCTTCCTTCTTTGACATCTTTGTAAGTAAGCACGGGAAAAGGCCAGTCGCCGGCTCCCCCGTTGGGTCATTTGGTCACGTGAAAACGTCCGCCGCAGATCCTGGCGCTCTTCCGCTTCCTGTGCCTTCAAGCGGCTTACGCCGCCTTCCGACTGAGGCACTGGTGGGTGATCGCGGTGAGTGCTTTCGGAAGGGACGGTCTCgggcgccggccggccggccggccgggtcCTTCGTCCGGGCGCCTCTCAAGCCGACCCCCTTTTGCAGGTCACCACCCTCGTGACCAGCGTCTTCCTGGTGGTCAAGGTCATCATTTCTAACGTGAGCGCCCAGCGTTACTCCTTTTTCTTCTGAGCGGAGTGCTAGGCAGACGCGTCGCTTTCGACCAAATCCGTCCGCCCGCCCGTCTTTTTCACTTGTGCAAAGGGGGGCCCGGCCGATGATGTTCTGCCAAAATGCCACGTGCTAGCCCTGCCGAATGTCCTAGcgtaggggtagggaacctatggctcgggagccacatgtggctcttttgatgggtgcatctggctctttgccaacctgtgagctaaaatatggaaattgctgttgacagaactgagatattacatttaaaactgctttaatctttattttttgcagtagactcttctggaatgcatcctcattgattagcaacagcatgagaatcttttaaaaatattcagtttttttccacttaaagtggtgaaatgacaaaaaaaatgaaaaggcacttgtttacatgtatgtatagtttgacttttaaattggtagtatggctcacaaggaataacattggaaaatatgaattgtttgtggctctcttcgtcaaaaaggttcccgacccctttCCTAGCGGATGCACGCGATAATTCAAAGCGCTGACGAGAAAAGTCAAGTGATTGGAAGCAATGGAAAATTTATAGCAGTAGGTCTAGGAAGAAAATGCAGAAGCCCGCTTGAAACGTTTGCTTTCAGTCACTTTTCTAAAAGAGGAAGTCTGTCTGGCTTGGTTTTGCTAGCCATCACTCCAAATGTAGTTGCCCCAccacaactgttttttttttttccccccaccggCGGCAGGGGTGGGAAGAATGTGATGCCATTTTCAATGGAGTAGGAAAGTAGCCCTTTTGCCCAGGGTCCGcggggtttaaaaaaacaaggttcAGCACGTACGCCGTGCGTCAATGCCTAGCCCTAGCCGCACTCAGAGCCACGTAGCGGTAACGTTTGGCACGGCCGCAACGGACACCTTGACTTGTGTCCGTCCAGCTTCTCTCGCAGAACGCCTTTGGGTACGTGTTGCCCATCACCTCCTTTGTGGTGGCCTGGCTGGAGACTTGGTTCCTGGACTTTAAGGTGCTCACGCAGGAGGCGGACGACGAGCGAGGTGGGAGCCGGCGGCCGTCCTTTTGGAAAGGGATGGCGGGCAAAGCAAAAGCCAGCTTCCGGACGTCTCGGCTGTGTCCTCAGCTTACCTGGCGGCGGTGAACGTGGCCCGCGAGCGCGTCTCCTCCACGTATCCTCGCGCCGTGTCCGACGGACAGTTCTACTCGCCGCCCGAATCGGTTGCCGGTGAGGCCAGACCGAgcgccctctctccctcccgtcCGTGGCCCGACTCCGCTTCTATGCCCTTCAGGGTCCGAAGAAGATCCGGACGAGGAGGGCCTCGGCCGGCGCGCCGTCACCGCTCGGGTAAAGAGAACGGCAAATTCCCGCCCACGTGGCCGGTCTTTTCTCTTGACTTTGTGCGCCTGCCCTGCCCTGGCCGCAGGAGAAGGAGCTGGTGCGACAGGGGCGTGAGGCCATGACCGTGGTGGAGCAGATTCTTGCCCAGGAAGAGAATTGGAAGTTTGAAAAGAACAACGTGAGTCGTTGCCCTCCGTTGGAAAATTCCCTTTCCTGTTTTGCGTGGTTTGCGTTCGACTAAGTTTTCCCCATACCTTTGCATCAGGACGCGGGCGACGCCGTCTTCACCCTGGAGATTCCATTCCACGGCAAAGCCTTCATCCTCAAGGTGAGGGGCCCGCGCCCCTTCGCCGTCGTCGCGAGGTCAGCGCTTTTGAAATCCGCACGGGCCGATCGTCAACGTGGCTCCCGGCGGCCACGTTTTCCGGCTTAGAATCTCCCCCGTTAGCGAGGCGCTCGGTCTTTCTCGGCTTCGTTTGAAGCCGGAGCTCGGCTCCACCGGCGGGGAAAACTGGCCTCGCCAAATGGGTCTCTGCTAATTAGAAATTAGAAGGGCACAAAAATGCGCATCAAACAAAACCAGCTGGATGTGGTCTCGTGAAAAGAGCTTTGAATACTACTCGTTGTTGGAAGGGGCCTCTTTTGTGACGGACGCCAAACCTGTATTGACTGGCGTGGGCGTTTGAAAGACATTCcacattttttcatcaaaatagcATTTTGGGACATGAACGTAGAGTACGTGatgtgtctttgttttttgctttccgAGGCCTGGCTGCAGTGTCCAGCTGAGCTCGTGTACCAGGAGGTCATCTTGCAGCCCGAGAAGATGGTGCGGTGGAACAGAACCGTGTCGGCCTGCCAGGTGAGCCttgaccgaccgaccgaccgaccgactccCCGTCTGCCCAGACTCGGATGTCATGGTTTGTTAGTCTGTGTTTGTTGATTTCAAATAGTTGAGCTGTCTCCcattaacccccccccccccccaggtcTTGCAGCGAGTGGACGACAACACGCTGGTTACCTACGACGTCTCGGCCGGGGCGGCCGGCGGAGTGGTGTCCCCGCGGTAACTGGCCTTCGCCTTAGACTTCCCCTTGGTCTTCCCCTTAGCCATTGCCCTTAGCCTTGGACTTAGCCGCTCctcctccagcaccccttttAGCGTGGGCCTTTCTTTGGCGCAGGGACTTTGTAAACGTAAGGAGGGTGGAGCGCCAACGAGACCGCTACCTGTCAGCCGGCGTGGCTGCCCTTCACGACGCCAAGGCGCCCGGCGGACGTTACGTCAGGTGGGGAAAAGGCTGAAGGATCCGCACTTCTCTTCTAGCGTCGTAGTCCCTCCCTCCAAATCCTTTGGCGGTCGACCGACTACTTTCTCCTCTGACTTGTTCCACAACAGGGGAGAGAACGGCCCGGGGGGGTTTGTGGTCCTCAAGTCCAGCAGCAACCCGTCCGTCTGCACCTTCATCTGGATCCTCAACACGGACTTGAAGGTGAGGAGGGTCAACTCGGAGCGGTTTCGAAGGCAGGGCCGGGCAAACTCTTCCCAAAGGGCTTTTAGTTCCGACCCATCAAAAGGAGGGCCTTTTAGCCATCTTCTCTCTTGGAAGTAGTGGATTGCAATCGGGTGCCTCccgtttcagcagaaacctcattgcttTAAAGTGGGGGTGCCCAACtgggctttttgtgttttttttttttcttctcagggTCGTCTACCGCGCTATCTCATCCACCAGAGTCTCGCCGCCACCATGTTTGAGTTCATGTCCCACCTGCGCTTGCGCATGGCCGAGCTGCGGCCCGTGGCGCGCGGCCCCCGCCAACAGCACGCCTCCTAGGAGCCCTCGGGGGGCGCTCCGCCCCTTCCCGACCGAGCCTTGCCTTCCCCTTTCTCCCCGGCGTCTGCCTCGACCGACTCGCTCGCGAGAGGGAGGAAGACGGGAAGATGACTGGTGGAGCTTGCCTTGGACTTACGTTGGGCCCGTGGGGTGTTCGTGGAAATGGAGGATGGGGAATTGATCCGAACTGGAACTTGTCACGGCAATTGGCAGGATACCCGGTGTCGGCCCAAGCGAGCCGCAATATGACGGTAACGCCAGCCGTCCACCCAAAGACGGCAAAATTGTTCTTTGCTGGCATCCCACGTGAGtgtaaaagaaaaggaaaaaaaaaaaaggaaatgcggACGATGCAACGCAGTCATGTTTTGGGTGCCTTCGAGCCAATCTTTGCATTGTGTCCTTGTGAAAGCGCACGCGCTgtgtcaaagacaaaaaaaatccacctgtGTGTCAAAatcataaagagaaaaaaaatgcacccgtCTGTCCTCGTTGCCACCCACTCTGGACGTTGTGAACCACGCAACGACAAGTTGTCCTCATTTGTGCACATATTGGCCAGTTGTACACTTCCACACACCACTTGGACTTGCTCACATTTGTTCAGATAAGCGCACACGTATTTATCGAATGAATCTTTCACCTGCCTTTCATGATCAacttagttttaaaaaaaaatcctggggtaattttttctcaaaaatgcaGCGGCCTTTAAAACTGCCTTACTAAGCACACACTAATAGGCGTACTTGTGAGTCGGTTTAGCGTCGTTGCCTTGGTTTCTCATGATTTGATCAACTTTTTTCAATATTCCTATCATTCATGCGTGCATTTTGTGCCattatcaaaatgtttttcttatttacGTGATATCGGCACCACCACAAAAGGGTCATTTTTGGGGCTTTATTTTGAGAGAaacttgaaaataaatatttcattctTCACTCACACACAGAGCGCTGGAACATTCACATGAGCAGAACAAGACATTggcggggaggggaggggaggggcttTTGAGCGGTCACCCCAGCCGACTTTGAGCCTCTCGCAGGCGCTCGCGCAGTGCGGCGGACTGGCGCCTGGCGCTCTGGAGCTGGCTTTCCTTTACGCGCAGGAGCAACTGGAATCACAAGGCAGCATTTGAGACTCGTGGTGAAGAAGAAAGCGGGGCCAGTGCCCCATTTTGGACTCCCGAGTAGATTTCGGCACGAGACGTAGGAACCCCAGCGAGCTGTGTCGTGGGCGTGCCACGGGCTCACCTGCATCTTGCGAAGACCGGCGGCGTCCCTGTCCGCGGGGAGCGCGCTGGGACCCTCGACCTGGGCCGCCAGCTGAGCGCTCAGCTCCTGCGGGAAGACGACGGAATGGTAAGTCAGCCGGAGAGTCGCCTCGTCCTCGTGTAATGACGATGGTGGCGCTAAGTCAATTGAATTTGCTCCGGCCACATGTCGGAGGACGCCCAAGCCGAACCGTTGGGTCTCGACTCGGTCGGGATTTGAGTCACCTGGTTTTGCTCGGCCAGGTCCCGGTTCTCTTTCTGCCACCGGCTCAACATTTCCCTCTGGGCGTCCAGTTGTTGAGCGACGCGGGTCATCTCCACGCACTTGATTGTCAAGCCGTAGGACAGATCGTCCAGCTGCCGCTGATACGCCGCCAGCTCCTGGCTGACACATCCGTGCCTTACGTGCGGCGGGCTCGCGGGCGGAGGGCGTTCGGCGGGCGGCTCGTGTACCTGTGCTGTTTGTAGACTTCTTCCAACAGGGCGTTCCCCGTCACGTTGAGGCTCCGGCATCTCCTCTGCACTTCCCCGTCCAGTTCCACGCGATGAGCGTGCTGGATGGCTTCCATGGCTGACGGACGAGAAA is part of the Stigmatopora argus isolate UIUO_Sarg chromosome 14, RoL_Sarg_1.0, whole genome shotgun sequence genome and encodes:
- the stard3 gene encoding stAR-related lipid transfer protein 3 produces the protein MSGAEYGELGASLPAIASLNASYSTGLSLPSTYLLQQPPARHKSISDVRRTFCLFVTFDLLFISLLWIIELNISSSISDSLEKEVIHYNFKSSFFDIFILALFRFLCLQAAYAAFRLRHWWVIAVTTLVTSVFLVVKVIISNLLSQNAFGYVLPITSFVVAWLETWFLDFKVLTQEADDERAYLAAVNVARERVSSTYPRAVSDGQFYSPPESVAGSEEDPDEEGLGRRAVTAREKELVRQGREAMTVVEQILAQEENWKFEKNNDAGDAVFTLEIPFHGKAFILKAWLQCPAELVYQEVILQPEKMVRWNRTVSACQVLQRVDDNTLVTYDVSAGAAGGVVSPRDFVNVRRVERQRDRYLSAGVAALHDAKAPGGRYVRGENGPGGFVVLKSSSNPSVCTFIWILNTDLKGRLPRYLIHQSLAATMFEFMSHLRLRMAELRPVARGPRQQHAS